From Perognathus longimembris pacificus isolate PPM17 chromosome 22, ASM2315922v1, whole genome shotgun sequence, one genomic window encodes:
- the LOC125340157 gene encoding protocadherin gamma-A4-like, with protein sequence MAAASPSDCRRLVWMCFVLGALWEVRAQQIRYTVREELEEGSAVGDLARDLGLEPRELAERGVRIVSRGKTQLFALSPRGGGLVTAGRIDREQLCHTSAQCVAHLEILLEDKVSIVGIEVEITDVNDNAPRFATEQWEIKVVEIEDPGTRFPLPEAFDPDIGLNSLQGYQLSSNAHFSLDVQRGPDGVQYPELVLERALDREEEPVHHLVLTAYDGGDPVRSGTARIHITVLDFNDNVPAFTQPEYHVSVRENLPVGTQLLTIKATDPDEGTNGEVTYSFRNDGDKISKLFQLDSVSGDITILGDLDYEENGFYDIDVEARDGPGLRARSKVLVTIVDVNDNAPEVTVTSLTSSIQEPSSPGAVIALFNAHDSDSGDNGLVTCSIPDHLPFRLEKTYGNYYQLLTQRTLDREEVSEYDILLTATDQGTPPLSTEMHIALQVTDINDNPPTFSHASYSAYIPENNPRGASILGMTAQDPDSGENAQVTYSLTEDTIQGAPLSSYISINSNTGVLYALRSFDYEQFQDLRLLVIASDSGQPPLSSNVSLSLFVLDQNDNAPEILYPTLPTDGSTGVELTPRSAEPGYLVTKVVAVDKDSGQNAWLSYRLLKASEPGLFTVGLHTGEVRTARALLDRDALKQSLVVAVQDHGQPPLSATVTLTIAVADSIPEVLADLSSIHTAPDTEDSDLTLYLVVAVAVVSCVFLAFVIVLLALRLRRWHTSRPSPTAHSGLAGLPASHLVGVDGVHAFLQTYSHAVSLTADSGKRHLIFPQPNYADTLLSQESCAKSEPLLLPQDFPVSQGDPSHLPVSQFYHLSHTGEHRIL encoded by the coding sequence ATGGCGGCTGCTTCTCCATCAGACTGCAGGCGACTGGTGTGGATGTGCTTTGTGCTGGGAGCCCTGTGGGAAGTGCGGGCCCAGCAGATCCGCTACACGGTGCGGGAGGAGCTGGAAGAAGGCTCTGCCGTGGGCGACCTGGCCCGGGACCTGGGGCTGGAGCCGCGGGAGCTGGCGGAGCGCGGCGTGCGCATCGTGTCCAGAGGGAAGACGCAGCTCTTCGCGCTGAGCCCGCGGGGCGGCGGCCTGGTCACCGCGGGCAGGATCGACCGCGAGCAGCTCTGCCACACATCTGCCCAGTGTGTGGCACACCTGGAGATCCTCCTAGAGGACAAGGTGAGCATTGTGGGAATCGAGGTGGAAATAACCGATGTGAATGACAATGCGCCCAGATTTGCAACAGAGCAGTGGGAAATAAAAGTTGTTGAAATTGAAGATCCTGGGACGAGATTTCCGCTCCCTGAAGCTTTCGATCCGGACATAGGGCTGAATTCTCTGCAGGGTTACCAGCTCAGCTCCAATGCTCACTTCTCCCTGGACGTGCAGAGAGGACCTGATGGGGTGCAGTATCCAGAGCTGGTGCTGGAACGCGCCCTAGACCGTGAGGAAGAGCCAGTTCACCACCTGGTTCTCACTGCCTACGATGGAGGCGACCCCGTTCGCTCGGGCACTGCCAGGATTCACATAACAGTCTTGGATTTCAACGATAATGTTCCCGCATTCACCCAGCCAGAGTACCACGTCAGTGTGCGGGAGAATTTGCCCGTTGGCACCCAGCTGCTCACCATCAAAGCTACCGATCCGGATGAGGGGACCAATGGAGAAGTGACATATTCCTTCCGGAATGACGGCGACAAAATATCCAAACTCTTCCAATTGGATTCTGTCAGTGGGGACATCACAATATTAGGAGATCTGGATTATGAGGAGAATGGATTCTATGATATCGATGTAGAGGCCCGTGATGGACCTGGCCTTCGAGCCCGAAGTAAGGTGCTCGTGACAATTGTGGATGTAAACGACAATGCTCCAGAAGTCACAGTTACCTCGCTCACCAGCTCCATCCAAGAGCCTTCTTCCCCAGGAGCAGTCATTGCTCTTTTCAATGCTCATGACAGCGACTCTGGAGATAATGGCCTCGTCACATGTTCCATTCCAGATCATCTTCCATTTAGACTGGAAAAGACTTATGGAAATTATTACCAGTTGTTGACACAAAGAACGCTGGACAGAGAGGAAGTCTCAGAATATGACATCCTGCTAACTGCCACTGACCAGGGAACACCTCCCCTGTCTACAGAGATGCATATTGCATTGCAGGTGACAGACATCAATGACAACCCACCCACCTTCAGTCACGCCTCCTACTCTGCCTACATTCCAGAAAACAACCCGAGAGGAGCGTCCATCTTAGGCATGACAGCCCAGGACCCTGACAGCGGGGAGAACGCTCAAGTAACCTACTCTCTCACAGAGGACACCATCCAGGGAGCGCCTCTGTCCTCCTACATCTCCATCAACTCCAACACGGGAGTCCTGTATGCTCTTCGTTCGTTTGATTATGAGCAGTTCCAAGACTTGCGGCTGCTTGTGATCGCCAGCGACAGTGGACAgccacccctcagcagcaacgtgtccctgagcttgtttgtgcTGGACCAGAATGATAATGCACCTGAGATCCtctaccccaccctccccacggACGGTTCCACGGGCGTGGAGCTGACACCTCGCTCTGCAGAGCCGGGATACCTGGTGACCAAGGTGGTGGCGGTGGACAAAGACTCAGGACAGAACGCCTGGCTGTCCTAccgcctgctcaaggccagcgagcCGGGGCTCTTCACGGTGGGGCTGCACACGGGTGAGGTGCGCACGGCGCGGGCCCTGCTGGACAGAGACGCGCTCAAGCAGAGCCTCGTGGTGGCGGTGCAGGACCACGGCCAGCCGCCCCTCTCGGCCACCGTCACGCTCACCATCGCCGTGGCTGACAGCATCCCGGAGGTCCTCGCAGATTTGAGCAGCATCCACACTGCCCCTGACACAGAGGACTCCGACCTCACGCTGTACTTAGTGGTGGCAGTGGCCGTGGTCTCCTGTGTCTTTCTGGCTTTTGTCATCGTGCTGCTGGCACTGAGGCTGAGACGCTGGCACACGAGCCGTCCGTCTCCGACAGCACACAGTGGGCTGGCAGGTCTACCTGCTTCACACTTGGTGGGTGTGGATGGGGTGCACGCTTTCCTGCAGACCTATTCCCATGCGGTGTCGCTCACCGCGGACTCGGGGAAGAGACACCTGATATTCCCGCAGCCCAACTATGCGGACACGCTCCTCAGCCAGGAGAGCTGTGCCAAAAGTGAGCCTCTCCTGCTACCCCAGGATTTCCCTGTGTCACAAGGAGACCCCAGCCACCTTCCGGTAAGCCAGTTCTACCATCTGTCTCACACAGGGGAGCATAGGATCCTGTGA
- the LOC125339782 gene encoding protocadherin gamma-A3-like, translating into MSNCLAFRNGRGLALLCALLGSLWDPGTGQIRYSVREELDKGSFVGNLSKDLGLEPRELAQRGVRIVSRGRAQLFSLNPGSGGLVTAGRIDREELCAQSARCLLHFNVLIEDKLKIFEVEVDITDINDNAPSFPTDELEIKIGELTVPGTRFPLKTAFDPDVGTNSLQNYKLSPTDYFSLVVNTASDGAKYPELVLERSLDRETKAVHQLDLTASDGGDPVRSGALCIQVIVVDANDNPPVFTQPEYHVSVLESVPVGTRLITVNATDPDEGFNAQVSYILDKMPGKIAQVFQLNSATGDISILKSLDYEEAMSYEIKIEAQDGPGLFSRAKVLVTVLDVNDNAPEVTIASLTGAVPEEAAAGSEIALINVHDRDSGQNGQVSIFVLGNLPFNLEKSIGQYYRLVTAGSLDREQVSQYNISLRATDGGTPPLSTETRITLQVTDINDNPPTFTPASYSAYIPENNPRGASVFCVTAQDPDSEDNARITYSLTDDTLQGVPLSSYITINSNTGVLYALQSFDYERFRELQLVVTASDSGKPPLSSNASLLLFLVDQNDNAPEILYPVVPTDGSTCVELAPRSAEPGYLVTKVVAVDRDSGQNAWLSYRLLKASEPGLFTVGLHTGEVRTARALLDRDALKQSLVVAVQDHGQPPLSATVTLTIAVADSIPDVLADLGSVQTSSEPRDADLTLYLVVAVAVVSCVFLAFVIALLALRLRRWHAVRLLRASSSGLAGAPASHLVGVAGVQAFLQTYSQEVSVTADSRQSHLIFPQPNYADTLISQESCEKSEPLMGPQELLETKGGLEVFGVSYLLFFFFLSIMLVRVF; encoded by the coding sequence ATGAGCAATTGCTTGGCATTTCGAAATGGCAGGGGACTGGCTCTGTTGTGCGCGCTGCTGGGGAGCCTGTGGGACCCAGGAACCGGGCAGATCCGCTACTCCGTGCGCGAGGAGCTGGACAAAGGCTCCTTCGTGGGGAACCTCTCCAAGGACCTGGGACTGGAGCCCCGGGAGCTGGCGCAGCGCGGGGTCCGCATCGTCTCCAGAGGTAGGGCGCAGCTTTTCTCTCTGAACCCCGGGAGCGGCGGCTTGGTGACGGCGGGCAGGATCGACCGCGAGGAGCTCTGCGCCCAGAGCGCGCGCTGCCTGCTCCACTTCAACGTCCTCATTGAGGACAAATTGAAAATTTTTGAAGTAGAAGTAGACATTACAGATATTAACGATAATGCTCCTAGTTTTCCAACAGATGAATTAGAAATCAAGATTGGTGAACTAACGGTGCCTGGAACCCGATTTCCACTTAAAACTGCTTTTGACCCAGATGTAGGCACGAACTCCTTGCAGAACTACAAGCTCAGTCCCACTGACTACTTTTCGTTGGTTGTGAACACTGCCTCTGATGGTGCTAAGTACCCAGAGCTGGTGCTGGAGCGATCCCTGGACCGTGAGACAAAGGCAGTGCACCAATTGGACCTCACTGCTTCTGATGGTGGGGACCCGGTCCGCTCAGGTGCCCTGTGCATCCAAGTGATAGTGGTGGATGCAAATGACAACCCGCCCGTGTTTACACAGCCTGAGTACCATGTCAGTGTTCTGGAGAGTGTGCCAGTGGGCACCCGGCTGATCACAGTGAATGCCACTGATCCTGATGAAGGATTCAATGCTCAAGTGTCCTATATTCTAGATAAAATGCCTGGGAAAATCGCTCAGGTTTTCCAGCTCAATTCAGCAACTGGTGACATATCAATATTAAAAAGTCTAGATTATGAGGAGGCTATGTCCTATGAGATTAAAATTGAAGCACAAGATGGACCAGGCCTTTTCTCGAGAGCCAAGGTTCTAGTCACAGTTCTGGACGTGAATGACAATGCCCCGGAAGTTACCATTGCTTCCCTCACAGGCGCCGTCCCGGAGGAGGCGGCTGCAGGGAGCGAAATTGCCCTGATCAATGTGCATGACCGGGATTCTGGACAGAATGGACAAGTTTCCATTTTTGTCCTAGGAAATCTGccatttaatttagaaaaatcCATAGGCCAGTATTACCGCCTAGTGACCGCTGGGTCTCTGGATCGGGAACAGGTGTCCCAATATAACATCAGTCTGAGAGCCACCGATGGCGGGACTCCTCCACTGTCCACGGAAACTCGCATCACTCTGCAGGTGACAGACATCAACGACAATCCTCCTACCTTCACACCTGCCTCCTACTCCGCCTACATCCCAGAAAACAACCCTAGGGGAGCCTCAGTCTTCTGTGTGACTGCCCAGGACCCAGACAGTGAGGACAATGCTCGCATCACTTATTCACTGACAGATGACACCCTACAGGGAGTGCCACTGTCCTCCTACATCACCATCAACTCCAACACAGGTGTCCTGTATGCCCTGCAGTCCTTTGACTATGAGCGATTTAGAGAACTCCAGCTCGTGGTGACAGCTAGTGACAGCGGGAAGCCTCCACTCAGCAGCAACGCGTCCTTGCTCCTGTTCTTGGTGGACCAGAATGACAATGCGCCTGAGATCCTCTACCCCGTGGTCCCCACGGACGGTTCCACGTGTGTGGAGCTGGCGCCTCGCTCTGCAGAGCCGGGATACCTGGTGACCAAGGTGGTGGCCGTGGACAGGGACTCAGGGCAGAACGCCTGGCTGTCCTAccgcctgctcaaggccagcgagcCGGGGCTCTTCACGGTGGGGCTGCACACGGGTGAGGTGCGCACGGCGCGGGCCCTGCTGGACAGAGACGCGCTCAAGCAGAGCCTCGTGGTGGCGGTGCAGGACCACGGCCAGCCGCCCCTCTCGGCCACCGTCACGCTCACCATCGCCGTGGCCGACAGCATCCCCGACGTCCTGGCCGACCTGGGCAGCGTGCAGACCTCCAGCGAGCCGCGGGACGCCGACCTCACGCTCTATCTGGTGGTGGCCGTGGCTGTGGTCTCCTGTGTCTTCCTGGCCTTCGTCATTGCGCTGCTGGCGCTCAGGCTGAGGCGCTGGCACGCAGTGCGCCTGCTCCGGGCCTCCAGCAGCGGATTGGCTGGCGCGCCCGCCTCTCACTTGGTGGGCGTGGCTGGAGTGCAAGCTTTCCTGCAGACCTATTCGCAGGAGGTGTCCGTGACTGCGGACTCCCGCCAAAGCCACCTCATCTTCCCCCAGCCCAACTATGCGGACACCCTCATCAGCCAGGAGAGCTGTGAGAAAAGTGAGCCCCTCATGGGACCTCAAGAGTTGCTTGAAACTAAAGGAGGCCTCGAGGTGTTTGGGGTAAgttaccttctttttttcttttttttgagtatTATGCTGGTGCGGGTATTCTAA
- the LOC125340158 gene encoding LOW QUALITY PROTEIN: protocadherin gamma-B1-like (The sequence of the model RefSeq protein was modified relative to this genomic sequence to represent the inferred CDS: inserted 2 bases in 1 codon), translating into MEKEKNYLLDKSWKEGAWRVQETQRGAREIETIKSQVLFLFLLSLFYEAISEPTRYSIPEELGKGSRVGNLAKHLGLSIQELPAHKLRLSAEDYFHVSVENGDLLVSGRIARETICGRKSECILEFESVTENPMNIFHVIVVIQDINDDTPHFAAKGIELEICESALPGVKFPLDSAQDADVETNSLKLYTLSANQHFTLSTKESPDGSKYPELQLEKLLDREHQSSHRLILTAIDGGDPPLSSTTQIWIKVTDANDNAPVFSQDIYKVRLPENVPRGSSVLRVLATDQDEGVNAQITYASLNAPASSILLFSLHPHTGDITTNSSLDFEERDRYLLGVEAKDGGVHTAHCKVQIEIVDENDNAPEVTFMSLSDQIPEDSNPRTVVALIKVKXRDSGENGLVTCYIQEEVPFKLEPTSKNYYKLMNDKALNRGEISKYNVTITATDRGKPPLSTETSITLHISDMNDNAPAFQQASYVVHVAENNPPGASIAQVSACDPDAGRNGQVSYSIVASDLEARALASYVSVSAHSGAVFAQPAPDHEQLRSFRLQLGM; encoded by the exons ATGG aaaaagaaaagaattatttgCTAGATAAATCTTGGAAAGAAGGCGCCTGGAGAGTCCAAGAAACGCAGAGAGGCGCCAGAGAAATAGAAACGATAAAAAGCCAGGTACTGTTTCTCTTCCTGCTCTCTTTGTTCTATGAGGCCATCTCTGAACCTACCCGATACTCCATTCCCGAGGAGCTGGGCAAGGGCTCTCGGGTAGGGAACCTCGCCAAGCATCTAGGGCTCAGTATCCAGGAGCTGCCAGCTCATAAACTGCGACTCAGCGCAGAGGATTATTTTCATGTCAGTGTAGAAAATGGGGATTTGTTAGTGAGTGGCAGGATAGCTAGAGAGACGATTTGTGGGAGAAAATCTGAATgtatactggaatttgaatcagTCACTGAAAACCCAATGAATATATTTCATGTCATTGTTGTAATCCAAGATATTAATGACGATACACCACATTTTGCTGCAAAGGGCATTGAATTAGAAATCTGTGAGTCAGCCTTACCGGGGGTAAAATTTCCTTTGGATTCTGCCCAAGATGCAGATGTAGAGACCAATTCACTGAAGTTATACACCCTCAGTGCCAATCAACACTTCACTCTTTCAACAAAAGAAAGTCCAGATGGAAGTAAATACCCAGAATTGCAGCTGGAAAAACTTCTGGACAGGGAACATCAGAGTTCCCATCGATTAATCCTGACTGCCATCGATGGCGGGGACCCGCCTCTGAGCAGCACCACCCAGATCTGGATCAAAGTCACCGATGCCAATGATAACGCCCCCGTGTTCAGCCAGGACATATACAAAGTTAGACTCCCAGAAAATGTGCCCCGGGGAAGCTCCGTCCTGAGGGTGTTGGCCACAGACCAGGATGAGGGTGTCAATGCCCAGATCACCTACGCCTCTCTTAATGCCCCTGCAAGCTCTATCCTCCTCTTCAGTCTACACCCGCATACTGGTGACATCACAACCAACAGTAGCTTGGATTTTGAAGAAAGAGATAGATATTTGCTTGGTGTGGAAGCCAAGGATGGTGGGGTGCACACAGCTCACTGTAAAGTGCAGATCGAAATTGTGGATGAGAATGACAATGCCCCAGAGGTGACATTCATGTCCCTTTCTGACCAAATTCCAGAAgactcaaaccccagaactgtagTAGCTCTGATTAAAGTAAA GAGGGATTCTGGGGAAAATGGCCTTGTCACGTGCTACATTCAGGAAGAAGTTCCTTTCAAGTTAGAACCCACCTCCAAGAATTATTACAAGCTCATGAATGACAAGGCTCTAAACCGAGGAGAGATTTCAAAGTACAATGTCACCATCACCGCCACCGACAGGGGGAAGCCGCCCCTCTCCACTGAGACATCCATCACCCTGCACATATCCGACATGAACGACAACGCGCCGGCTTTCCAGCAGGCTTCCTACGTGGTGCACGTGGCCGAGAACAACCCTCCCGGAGCCTCCATCGCGCAAGTCAGCGCCTGCGACCCGGACGCGGGGCGCAACGGCCAAGTGTCCTACTCGATCGTGGCCAGCGACCTGGAGGCGCGCGCGCTGGCGTCCTACGTGTCGGTGAGCGCGCACAGCGGGGCGGTGTTCGCGCAGCCCGCCCCGGACCACGAGCAGCTGCGCTCCTTCCGGCTCCAATTAGGAAtgtaa